Proteins encoded within one genomic window of Aerococcus viridans:
- a CDS encoding TetR/AcrR family transcriptional regulator C-terminal domain-containing protein yields MNRQNATKEIIAYSFKYLAREKDIDKISITDIMDQTDFRRHTFYDHFDDKYDLITWIFSYETSKLIQSLTVWEKWQEGLLYLLNYLEENRDYYKKVFSSRKSDSFKEYFTYYIRQFVKKVVNDYFRIHVISNKNQAIIETTADFYAYGLSEMLYR; encoded by the coding sequence ATGAACCGACAAAACGCAACGAAGGAAATCATTGCTTATTCCTTCAAATATCTCGCACGTGAAAAGGATATTGATAAAATATCAATTACAGATATAATGGACCAGACAGATTTCCGCCGCCATACTTTTTATGATCATTTTGATGACAAGTACGATTTAATTACTTGGATTTTTTCATATGAAACCTCTAAATTAATTCAATCACTTACGGTTTGGGAAAAGTGGCAAGAAGGATTACTCTATCTATTGAATTATCTTGAAGAAAACAGGGATTATTATAAGAAGGTTTTCTCAAGCAGGAAGTCCGATTCATTTAAGGAGTATTTTACGTATTATATTAGGCAATTTGTTAAAAAAGTCGTGAATGACTATTTTCGAATACACGTTATTTCTAATAAAAACCAAGCTATTATTGAGACAACAGCTGACTTTTATGCTTATGGATTGTCAGAAATGCTATATCGCTAG
- a CDS encoding alpha/beta hydrolase has protein sequence MKKRSTLVLLITSLLLIFIGSFIASMSNSSSGDVDISRISFETDNGELSGLLYLPEGAKDEPRPTIVATHGYLNSAEMQAAQAIEMSKRGYVVLALDLYDHGHSVGKMDKTIPFFSFWPTAMYDAVNYMYEQDFVLKDENNNGIIAVSGHSMGGFSATNAVLLDEKFYEQSGFRKISSSLTMGSDYSNIYLLDYELNDIVNAYGPRTSGAIAGKYDEFFFSPEASALGKTVVEKDYISTTEAQSFLGNPENPSVGEFYKVGDGKRVIYQPEETHPWNTFSMKTTGYVIDFYDEAFSEYSDIIKIGNDNQSWMYKEWFSFLALIGFFLMFVPVVKILLKVPFLSKAIVDRPKSLPVPNTNSEKTSNLIMIIFGSFMPALLFTTFYSGVEVGLRLMTQINYIIIAISLITLVFAYSKNKHSDIKKVSTAVLITSIAQFILIRYRDTLIEVSDFLGAPTGNTIAYWAINIALITLMVLIVNYFIYQKPKGVTIENYGLKVNVKTVLASLSVAVIAICISYLMLFIVDALFKTDFRLWTLAVKTFEPRHFVALLKYAPLFFVFYSIVGLSINSNTADERFDGIKGYLVSIFMFVGGLIFYLIYQYGSLFVMGQAAFPSEALSSIVVIGLVPVLIIAAIFNRYFYRLTGNVYLGTFINVFLMTLVLLANTALYATL, from the coding sequence GTGAAAAAAAGAAGTACGTTAGTGTTACTTATTACATCACTCTTATTAATTTTTATCGGAAGCTTTATTGCTTCTATGAGCAACAGTTCATCGGGAGATGTAGACATCTCACGCATAAGTTTTGAAACGGATAACGGCGAACTTTCTGGTCTATTATACTTGCCAGAAGGGGCCAAAGATGAACCGCGTCCAACAATTGTGGCTACACACGGTTATTTAAACTCAGCAGAAATGCAAGCAGCACAAGCAATAGAAATGTCGAAGAGAGGATACGTAGTGTTAGCTCTAGATCTATATGATCATGGTCATTCAGTAGGGAAAATGGATAAGACAATTCCATTCTTTTCTTTCTGGCCAACAGCTATGTACGATGCTGTCAACTACATGTACGAACAAGACTTTGTTTTGAAAGATGAAAATAATAATGGTATCATCGCTGTTTCTGGTCATTCTATGGGAGGATTTTCTGCAACGAACGCAGTACTCTTAGATGAAAAGTTTTACGAACAATCAGGTTTTAGAAAGATTAGTAGTTCTTTAACAATGGGGTCAGATTACTCTAATATCTATCTTTTAGATTATGAATTAAACGATATTGTCAATGCATATGGACCTAGAACCTCTGGTGCAATTGCAGGAAAGTATGATGAATTTTTCTTTAGTCCGGAGGCATCAGCTCTAGGAAAAACAGTTGTTGAAAAAGATTATATTAGCACAACGGAAGCACAATCATTTCTGGGTAATCCTGAAAATCCTAGTGTTGGCGAATTTTACAAAGTAGGCGATGGCAAGCGAGTTATTTATCAACCTGAAGAAACCCACCCCTGGAATACCTTCTCAATGAAGACTACAGGTTATGTAATTGATTTTTACGATGAAGCATTTTCAGAATATTCTGATATTATAAAAATTGGAAATGATAATCAATCATGGATGTATAAAGAATGGTTCTCATTTTTGGCTTTAATTGGTTTCTTCTTAATGTTTGTACCTGTCGTTAAAATATTGTTGAAAGTACCGTTCTTGTCAAAAGCAATTGTTGATAGACCAAAATCACTGCCTGTTCCCAATACAAATAGCGAAAAAACTTCAAACTTAATAATGATTATATTCGGGTCGTTTATGCCAGCCTTACTATTCACTACATTCTATAGTGGTGTAGAAGTTGGACTAAGATTAATGACACAAATTAACTATATTATTATTGCAATAAGTTTAATTACTTTAGTTTTTGCTTACTCTAAGAATAAGCACTCGGACATTAAAAAAGTTTCAACTGCGGTACTTATTACTAGTATCGCCCAATTTATACTGATAAGATATCGTGATACATTAATTGAAGTTAGTGATTTTTTAGGAGCTCCAACAGGAAATACGATTGCATACTGGGCTATCAATATTGCACTGATTACGCTAATGGTGTTGATAGTGAATTATTTTATTTATCAAAAGCCTAAAGGAGTAACAATTGAAAATTACGGCTTGAAAGTTAATGTGAAAACTGTGCTTGCATCCTTATCCGTTGCAGTGATTGCTATTTGTATTAGTTATCTCATGTTATTTATAGTGGATGCTCTATTTAAAACAGATTTTAGATTGTGGACATTAGCAGTTAAAACATTTGAACCCCGTCACTTTGTAGCTTTATTAAAATATGCACCGTTATTCTTTGTTTTCTACTCTATAGTGGGATTATCCATAAATTCCAATACAGCTGATGAACGCTTTGATGGTATTAAGGGTTACCTTGTTTCAATCTTTATGTTTGTAGGCGGGTTAATATTCTACTTAATCTACCAATATGGATCGTTATTCGTAATGGGCCAAGCAGCATTTCCTTCAGAGGCACTATCATCAATTGTTGTAATTGGGTTGGTACCTGTACTAATTATAGCTGCAATATTTAATAGATACTTCTATAGATTAACTGGGAATGTTTATTTAGGAACATTTATTAACGTATTCTTAATGACTCTTGTTCTATTGGCTAATACTGCACTTTATGCGACTCTATAA
- a CDS encoding transposase family protein, whose protein sequence is MTLFLCTQKGHDILNACKPLRIQKEGKIKSHTSIIKQLCGIFDNNIDITIPKSMHLLPLEKYHEINHFVLPGVLTYKPKACMHCGVKNTGNQDIIKHGFKPAIIRLPNTATNPVLLKLQKQGFYCKHCAQTFIAETPLVEKFCCISNTIKSQISSELVETQSMRLIAKRYHVSSPTVARTLMKASMGLSPKGNYLPNHLGVDEFKSTNRVANAMSAVLVDTHNRRLIDIVVDRK, encoded by the coding sequence CGAATACAGAAAGAAGGAAAAATCAAGTCCCATACATCTATTATAAAACAACTCTGCGGTATTTTCGACAATAATATCGATATTACAATACCAAAATCTATGCATCTGTTGCCACTTGAAAAGTATCATGAAATAAATCATTTCGTTTTACCTGGGGTTCTTACGTACAAGCCTAAGGCTTGTATGCACTGTGGTGTAAAGAATACTGGTAATCAAGATATCATCAAACATGGCTTTAAACCAGCTATCATTCGATTACCGAACACAGCTACTAATCCTGTTTTACTTAAATTACAGAAGCAAGGCTTCTATTGTAAACATTGTGCACAAACTTTTATCGCTGAAACACCATTAGTTGAAAAATTTTGCTGTATTTCTAACACCATTAAAAGTCAAATTAGCTCCGAATTGGTTGAAACGCAATCTATGCGGTTAATCGCTAAACGTTATCATGTCTCTTCTCCAACAGTGGCCAGAACTTTAATGAAAGCAAGTATGGGACTATCACCTAAGGGAAATTATCTCCCGAATCACCTCGGTGTAGATGAGTTTAAATCGACTAATCGTGTAGCCAATGCAATGAGTGCTGTCCTTGTGGACACGCATAATAGAAGGCTAATTGATATTGTCGTTGATAGAAAATAA
- a CDS encoding ISL3 family transposase, with the protein MSHTSIIKQLCGIFDNNIDIKIPKSMHLLPLEKYHEINHFVLHGVLTYKPKAYMHCGVKNTGNQDIIKHGFKPAIIRLPNTATNPVLLKLQKQRFYCKHCAQTFIAETPLVEKFCCISKAIKSQISSELVDTQSMRLIAKRYHVSSPTVARTLMKASKGLSPKGNYLPNHLGVDEFKSTNRVANAMSAVLVDTHNRRLIDIVVDRK; encoded by the coding sequence ATGTCCCATACATCTATTATAAAACAACTTTGCGGTATTTTCGACAATAATATTGATATAAAAATACCAAAATCTATGCATCTGTTGCCACTTGAAAAGTATCATGAAATCAATCATTTCGTTTTACATGGGGTTCTTACATACAAGCCTAAGGCTTATATGCACTGTGGTGTAAAGAATACTGGTAACCAAGATATCATCAAACATGGCTTTAAACCAGCTATCATTCGATTACCGAACACAGCTACTAATCCTGTTTTACTTAAATTACAGAAGCAACGCTTTTATTGTAAACACTGTGCACAAACTTTTATTGCTGAAACACCATTAGTTGAAAAATTTTGCTGTATTTCTAAAGCCATTAAAAGCCAAATTAGCTCCGAATTGGTTGATACGCAATCTATGCGGTTAATCGCTAAACGTTACCATGTCTCCTCTCCAACAGTGGCCAGAACTTTAATGAAAGCAAGTAAGGGACTATCACCTAAGGGAAATTATCTCCCGAATCACCTCGGTGTAGATGAGTTTAAATCGACTAATCGTGTAGCCAATGCAATGAGTGCTGTCCTTGTGGACACGCATAATAGAAGGCTAATTGATATTGTCGTTGATAGAAAATAA
- a CDS encoding transposase, which yields MDYFSSFTRTARNSVKTVSIDLYTPYLEVIRTCFPNAKIFIDRFHIVKLLNETINSIRIKVMNAIKTSRPSDYKKLKKQWKLLLKNAEDLNFTDTHYVRQFGEAISEQHIVDYLLSISHELLVTYTLMNELKYTISTHDINIFNEILHGTKNHTLPSRTRRTIRTLVKFLPYIHNALKYTVPNGPTEGIKNKIKLIKRTGFGYSNFHHLRARILVQFKLNYKPSNPKPYTFEGMAS from the coding sequence ATCGATTACTTTTCTTCTTTTACCCGGACTGCTCGAAACAGCGTGAAGACAGTTTCGATTGATTTATATACACCTTATCTAGAGGTCATTCGCACATGTTTCCCTAATGCGAAGATTTTCATTGATCGATTCCATATAGTAAAGCTGTTGAATGAAACAATCAATTCTATTCGTATTAAAGTGATGAATGCTATCAAAACAAGCCGTCCATCGGACTACAAAAAACTCAAAAAACAATGGAAATTGTTGTTAAAGAATGCTGAAGATTTAAATTTCACAGATACACATTATGTTCGTCAATTTGGTGAAGCAATATCAGAACAACATATTGTTGATTATCTTTTGAGTATCTCACACGAACTTTTAGTTACTTATACCCTGATGAATGAATTAAAATATACCATTTCAACTCATGATATCAATATTTTCAATGAAATCTTACATGGGACTAAGAACCACACTTTGCCAAGTCGTACGAGAAGAACTATCAGAACATTAGTCAAATTCTTGCCTTATATACATAACGCCTTAAAATATACAGTACCAAATGGTCCTACCGAAGGTATTAAGAATAAAATTAAATTAATTAAACGAACAGGTTTTGGATATTCGAACTTCCATCATTTACGTGCAAGAATTTTAGTCCAATTCAAATTAAATTACAAACCATCCAATCCTAAACCATATACATTTGAGGGGATGGCAAGTTAA